ACAGCTGCTTGCTCTAGCGCGCAGACCCGAGGCCCTTTTTTGGGCAGGAGTTGCGTTAACGCTTTTTTGGGTGTTGGCAGGCGTTTATATGATGCGCTGGGGACACCTTGCGGATGAGTTCGAGATAGTAGGCCACGTTATAGTGGTCTTTTACTCTGTGATCGGAGGTTCGATCATCAGCAGAGCCTTCTCGGAGCTCCGGGATAGGGAAAGCCCCCACTAGACCCACTAGACGCCGCTCGGCGGCGTCTTCCCGGAGGGGCCCCGCGCGGACCCCTGCGGGAAGACGCCGGCCGCGAGCACATTGCGGCACCCACCAAGCCCCGCCCGGCCCGGGCAGCGAGGCGCCGGCCACCAGGCCGGTCGGGCCGCACCTATTCGTCAACCCCGCCGGGGACAGGCACCCCGGCAGGGGCGGTCTGTCCCCCGGCACCATCGAGGAGGACAGACCATGCGAGCTGCGGAGCGACGCTGCACGATCTGTGCCTCCCTACTTAGGGGAGGCGCCTATCAGGCCGAGGGCCCAAGATCCATAGGAAAGTGTCTAATTGTTCCTGCAGCTACCACGTACAATGTCTTTTTGATACAGTCTTTACTGACACGCTTTGTATGGTTTTCGCCGCGTGCCTGGAGCGGATCCAGGCCCCGGTAAGCCCTTTCGGGTCGGGAGGAAGGGCGCTGTCTCGTGCAGTCGGCCCAGGTCCGTAATTGGGAGCCCCTCGCAACGGACCTTGAGTTCCGGACTCCCCATCCGGACACAGCGCCACACCGTGGCGTGTGGCATATTTGCGTCGCCGGGCCTGGTGGCTTCTGCCATCAGGCCCCCTGTTCTCCAGACCGAGGTCTGCCCCAGCTGCTTCTAGTTCCGAGCAGCTGGGGGAGGCCTACAGGTCTCCTGATGCACTCCACCACACCGGCTGCCCGCTGCCGGCCTATCCAGCGGGCCCCTTTGTGCGGCTCAGCCGCGCCCTTTGTTATTGGCTCCGCTTCCCTCCTGACTAGCGGGGCGGCGCATCAAGCGCACTTGGAGGTCCATCATCCACGGCTGGCCGCACGCCTCTAACCCAACGACCAGCCCCTATCGAACCCGCCAACGGCCTGCCCTTTTACCTCACCCTCCTGGCCGGCCACTTCGGCCAGGAGCACTAAAACTATCGCCACCGCATGGTGACTTTTTCCCCCAGCCTTCCCGCCATATACCCCACCATCACTCTCACGCAAATCAGCAACGGAGCCCGTGATGCGCACGCGAACACTCGTATTGCTGGTCACGGCCGGAGTCGCCCTGCTTCCGCCTATAGCGCTTAGCGATGCCGCCAATGGCGAGCGGGACGCGCTCGCTCGACTCGCTTATGAGCTTGAAGCGCTTGAACCCCTGATCGAGGAAGCCGAAGCCCAATCCGACCCGGATGCTCGCGTGGAGTTCCGTTATGACTGGCTGCGTCGCGACCTGGAGCGCGTCCGCCACGGCATCCAGGAGCATATCGAGGCGCCACGCCAGCCACAGCCAAGGCAGATCGATCCACTACAGGGAGATTACCGACGTTGAATTGGGATCCCGATATTTTTGGGACCTGGTCAGCAGNGGTACACGATTCGAGCGGTCATCGTCGTCACGGTTGTCGCCGTCTACGTGCGGCCGGGATGACGGTGTGGGGACGGGTCAATCGGACCCGGTAATTGGGCCATCAAGGCCCGGCGACGCACTTCCACTGAGGAGGACCAATCATGCCCGCACGCAGCACTTGGCAACGGACGAGAGACGCCACCCTCTCCCTCTTTCTGCTTGGTCCCGCTGGGGCCATGGCTCAGCAGGGGTCTTTGCCCTCCCCCGAGGACCCTGACCATGGCGCGGGGACGGCCGACGAGGACTGGCTCGCCACGATGGAGGGGTACCTGTTCGACGGTGCGGTTGTCCTGGCAACGGTCGTCAGCATTGCCGGCTTTGTCTGGGTGGCCTGGGCCGGCCTCACGAAGTTCAACGAGGCCCGCAATGGCCGGGCTGAGTGGGGCGAGGTCGGCCTGCTCGGCATTGCCGGTGGCGCTTTGCTGCTGGTGGTCACGTTCCTGCTGACGACGGCCACCGAGGACGTCATCGACGCCGGCATGACTTTCCACAACGCCATGCCAGCGGTGGCCTGAGGGTGGACCATGGTGGAGACCGCTGGCGAGCGCCGGATGATGGCGGAACGACTCAACGAGGAGCCCCCCGTGTTCCGGGGGTGCTCCTCCACCGAGCTCGTGGCCATCCTTGTCGCCGGAACCATCTTCTGGCTTCCGGTCGGCATCGCCATCGGCTGGCTATTCGGCCGCGCCATGATGGGCGTCGGGGGCGCCGCCATCATGGTGCTTGCCACGGTCTTCATCGCGGCCACGGTCTTCCAAAAGATCAAGAAGGGTCGGCCCACCGGCTACTACCAACAGCGCTGCCGGCTGGCCCTGCATAGAGCTGGCTTGATGCGCGCGCCGCTCATTCTAAGAAGCGGCACCTGGGACGTGGGGCGCCGATGAGACACCGCAAAGAGATCGACACCTGCTGGGCGCACGTTCGGACACTCCGGGTCTTGGCCGCGGGGCTGGCCCTGGCATGTGCCGGCCTGTGGTGGGGGTGGCATACCGCGCCCGAGGATATTCGGGTCCATCAGACCCCGGAGCTGCGCACGGGCGGGGTGATGGAGGCCGGCGAGATCCCGGAGCCGGTCGTCTATACCTTCACCTTCTATATCTGGCAGCAGCTCTGGCGCTGGGAAGACGACGGCGCCGACGAGTACCCCGAGAATATCTGGCGGCTGCAAAGCTACATGACTCCCCGTTTCCTCCAGGTCCAGGAGGCAGACCTGGAGCGACGCGCCCAGAGCGGCGAGCTCGATAATCGATCCCGCTACATCCGCGAGATCCCGGGCGCCCGCTTTGAGCCTGCGCGAGTGGAGCGCCTCGGCGATGACACCTGGCAGGTCTTCCTCGACGTCGAGATCCAGGAGTACATCGATGGCGAGCTCGTCAAGGACATTGAGGTGCGCTACCCGCTGCGCGTAGTCCGCTTCGAGGTTGACCCCGAGGGCAACCCCTGGGGGCTGGCCCTGGACGGGTACACCGGCGAGCCGGAGCGCCTGGAGACCCATGTGGAGGAGGAGTCTTGACGATGTTGCGGCGCCTCCCGCCACTACTCCTGATCGCTCTCGTGGCACCCGCCGGCGCTGCCGCCGAGCGCGTCGAGGTCTTCGTCGCGGGCGAGACGCATACGCCGCAGGCCGCCCCGTCGGACGTCACGATCTATCGCGTGGATAAAGCCCAGGAGCGCATCAGCGCTCTTGAGGCGCGGCTGCCCGACGACCCCGATGAGGCGCTGCGAACGGCACGGCGCCTGGTGGATGGCCCGGAGGAGGAGCGGCTGGGGGAAGCGCTGCGCGCTGTAGCGCTTGCGATCGGCCTGGGAATCGAACAGGTCCCGGCTGTCGTGTTCGACCGCACGACCGTCGTCTACGGCGTCGCGGATCCGGACGAGGCCCGTCAGCACCTACAGGAGGCTATCGATGACCCTTAGATCGACAGCCCGGCCTGCCTGCTTTGCAGCCGCTCTCATGGTAGGCCTTGTCCCGGCCGCGAGGGCGGAGGTGAACACCATCGACATCACCCAGGACACGCTAAGCGCGCTCCCATCCTGTCTCGATTTCCGTCTCGAGGGGGTGTGCTTTTGGCTCCGCTGCAGCTGGACTGGCTGCTCGATCCGCACCTCGATCCGACTCGGTCACTATATCCCCGACCTCGTGATCTCGGCCTATCACGAGGCCGCAGAAAACCCGTGGCGGGAGATCCGTAAGACGCTTGGGCACGCCCAGGAGCTCGCCTTGGAGCAAGGTTTCGCTGCGCTGATCGATTACGACCCCGGTGAAGGCGCGCAACATGACTCCAGACCCGCCCGGAACCACGCCACGGTGACCTACAAAGAGGCCGACGCGATCGGCCACCCAGCAGCAGACATCGTAGAAGATATACCGCTACCCGAAGGCCCCTGCCCCTCCGCGGCCGACATGATGACGCCCTACTACCAGTCGGCGATCGACGCCGTCGAATGGCGGCTGGGCGTTGTCGAGTTCGTCACCAATGCCCACAGGTCCTTTCCGGGCGTCGAGGAGCTGAGCGAAGACGGTACCTGGGGCCTGCAGACCTGGGGCGGCGTCTACCCGCGGGTGGGGCAGACACCACAGCCGGAAGACGCCAAGGCCGCCGGCATAGCCGCCTTCCGGGCCGGGCATATCGTAACCCGCTCAGGCGAACCAGGGCGCGTCTACGACCACCTCTCCAGTGGCGGCACAACCTCCACAGCGGGCTATCGCGTGTGGCTGCCGGATCCGCTCGAGCCGGGCGATGCGGAGACCGGCACGTTCCAGATGCACCATCCGCGCTCGGAGAGTTCCTGCGAGATTCTCGGCGTCGATGACCGCTTCGACGGGCTCGACGGCTGGGCCGGGGGAACATCCTCGTCACGCACCGATCTGGACGGCGACTACGTCTGGACGATGTGGCGGCGGTATTCCTGCTGTGAGCGCGAGGGAGCCTTCATCACCTCCGTGAGCTGGTAACAAGGGGACAGTCAGCCATGCGTCGAGCAGCAAGCCTTGCAGTCATCGCGTTAGCGGCGCCGGCCGCTGTGCTCGCCAACGAGCCTCTCACACCACCGGAGGACGACGGCGTTTGGTACTACGAGATCGGTGGGGCCGAGCCGTGGAATCCTCCCCTGCAACCCAACCTCACGACCCTGGACCTGAGCTTCGGGTCTCACCTGAGCGCGGGCTACTCCTGCGGTGAGTTCGACCCGGTTACCACCGTGCGCAATCAGCTCCAGGAGGTGGCCGACGGGGCGGATGCCATGGTCGATGAAATGGTGGACGCGGCCAATGCCGCTGTTGCGTCCCTGCCAGCGCTCGTGCTCCAACGAGCCCACCCCGGCCTCTACGACCTCATGCAGAACACGCTCCTGCGCGCTGAGGAGACCCTCGAGCTCGCCACCAAGAGCTGTGAGCAGATTGAGCAGGAGCTCGCCGAGGGTGAGACCAACCCATACTCCGACCTGGTGACCCTGTCGAAGGGCGACGAGTGGCAGATGCAGATGGGGGTCGAGGACGACATCGTCCGGGCGGAGGAGCATGTCGAGGAGAACGCCGCAGACAGCGGCCTGATCTGGTACGACGGCACCCCCGGCAGCGGCGGGGAACGCCGCGGCGGCGAGGGCCAGCCTCCAGTCGAGCCCGTCAGCGATGCACTGGACGCGGGCTACCAGACCATCATGCAAGGAGCCCCGGCCGGTGACGACACACGCATGGAGGTAATCTGGGAGCCCGAGCCGGGGAACACGACCATAGACCAGATTGAGGAGTGGACCGTCGGCGACCCGGACACAGGCGAGCCTGGTGTGCTGGGGGATTCCAAGCTATGGATCGGTGAGGGTGAACAGAGCGAGTCCGTGCCCGGACACGGGATCGTGCCCCAGCTCGATAGCGAACGCGAAAGCGTGCAAGACGACATGGCCGAGCTCCTGCAGGCCATGGAGGATGACGCCCTCACCGAGGACCACCTCGACGACCTACAGGCACCGGGAGTCGGCTTCACCCCGCAGCTCGCGCAAGCCCTCGACGAAATGCCCTCGCAGGAACGTCAGCTGGCCGCCGGGCGCCTGGCCCAGGAGATCAGCATGGCGCGGACCATGGAGCGCGCCCTGTCGGTACGCCGGATGCTACTCACTGGTCGCGTTGAGCCAACGATCGCACGCACCGGCCCGGCACAGGACGAGATCGACGACGCCCTGGACGAGCTCGACGAGGAGATCGAGAACCTGATGCTGGAGATCGAGGCCCGCCGGGCGGTCGTCTCGCACACCTCTGAGCATTTGCTCCAGGAGGGCCAACGTCGGCGTGACGCCTCTCGGGGCGCCATTGCTCCGACGCCGGTGCCGGAGCAACGCATCCGCGACGGCATCCCTGAGGAACTCGACGATTAGGGGACGGCCATGCTGCGCACCTGGCTAGGACTGGCCCTCCTATTTGCGGTGGCGATCTTCGGCACCCTGCTCTGGTATGCCGTGGAGCCAGCCGCCGTAATCGAGCAACGACTCGCCCAGCTCGAAGGGGCGCTCACCCTCTGGCGTCTTGGCCTGATCGCTGCGGTCGTTGCGGTCTGGCCTTACGCCGTCGAGTTCCTTGGAAGCCACCTGACGCCGCAACAGCGGCTGCACCTGCACGACGCCCGCTGGCAGGTGGCCCTGTGGCTGTTGCTCCTGGAGGCCCTGCTCGGCCAGGACCTGATACCCCGGCTGGTGAGGCTGCTAT
This DNA window, taken from Halorhodospira halophila, encodes the following:
- a CDS encoding RAQPRD family integrative conjugative element protein — protein: MRTRTLVLLVTAGVALLPPIALSDAANGERDALARLAYELEALEPLIEEAEAQSDPDARVEFRYDWLRRDLERVRHGIQEHIEAPRQPQPRQIDPLQGDYRR
- a CDS encoding TIGR03745 family integrating conjugative element membrane protein → MPARSTWQRTRDATLSLFLLGPAGAMAQQGSLPSPEDPDHGAGTADEDWLATMEGYLFDGAVVLATVVSIAGFVWVAWAGLTKFNEARNGRAEWGEVGLLGIAGGALLLVVTFLLTTATEDVIDAGMTFHNAMPAVA
- a CDS encoding TIGR03750 family conjugal transfer protein, producing MVETAGERRMMAERLNEEPPVFRGCSSTELVAILVAGTIFWLPVGIAIGWLFGRAMMGVGGAAIMVLATVFIAATVFQKIKKGRPTGYYQQRCRLALHRAGLMRAPLILRSGTWDVGRR
- a CDS encoding PFL_4703 family integrating conjugative element protein, whose protein sequence is MRHRKEIDTCWAHVRTLRVLAAGLALACAGLWWGWHTAPEDIRVHQTPELRTGGVMEAGEIPEPVVYTFTFYIWQQLWRWEDDGADEYPENIWRLQSYMTPRFLQVQEADLERRAQSGELDNRSRYIREIPGARFEPARVERLGDDTWQVFLDVEIQEYIDGELVKDIEVRYPLRVVRFEVDPEGNPWGLALDGYTGEPERLETHVEEES
- a CDS encoding TIGR03757 family integrating conjugative element protein codes for the protein MLRRLPPLLLIALVAPAGAAAERVEVFVAGETHTPQAAPSDVTIYRVDKAQERISALEARLPDDPDEALRTARRLVDGPEEERLGEALRAVALAIGLGIEQVPAVVFDRTTVVYGVADPDEARQHLQEAIDDP
- a CDS encoding TIGR03756 family integrating conjugative element protein, with amino-acid sequence MNTIDITQDTLSALPSCLDFRLEGVCFWLRCSWTGCSIRTSIRLGHYIPDLVISAYHEAAENPWREIRKTLGHAQELALEQGFAALIDYDPGEGAQHDSRPARNHATVTYKEADAIGHPAADIVEDIPLPEGPCPSAADMMTPYYQSAIDAVEWRLGVVEFVTNAHRSFPGVEELSEDGTWGLQTWGGVYPRVGQTPQPEDAKAAGIAAFRAGHIVTRSGEPGRVYDHLSSGGTTSTAGYRVWLPDPLEPGDAETGTFQMHHPRSESSCEILGVDDRFDGLDGWAGGTSSSRTDLDGDYVWTMWRRYSCCEREGAFITSVSW
- a CDS encoding integrating conjugative element protein, with protein sequence MRRAASLAVIALAAPAAVLANEPLTPPEDDGVWYYEIGGAEPWNPPLQPNLTTLDLSFGSHLSAGYSCGEFDPVTTVRNQLQEVADGADAMVDEMVDAANAAVASLPALVLQRAHPGLYDLMQNTLLRAEETLELATKSCEQIEQELAEGETNPYSDLVTLSKGDEWQMQMGVEDDIVRAEEHVEENAADSGLIWYDGTPGSGGERRGGEGQPPVEPVSDALDAGYQTIMQGAPAGDDTRMEVIWEPEPGNTTIDQIEEWTVGDPDTGEPGVLGDSKLWIGEGEQSESVPGHGIVPQLDSERESVQDDMAELLQAMEDDALTEDHLDDLQAPGVGFTPQLAQALDEMPSQERQLAAGRLAQEISMARTMERALSVRRMLLTGRVEPTIARTGPAQDEIDDALDELDEEIENLMLEIEARRAVVSHTSEHLLQEGQRRRDASRGAIAPTPVPEQRIRDGIPEELDD
- a CDS encoding histidine kinase; translated protein: MLRTWLGLALLFAVAIFGTLLWYAVEPAAVIEQRLAQLEGALTLWRLGLIAAVVAVWPYAVEFLGSHLTPQQRLHLHDARWQVALWLLLLEALLGQDLIPRLVRLL